Proteins encoded by one window of Xiphias gladius isolate SHS-SW01 ecotype Sanya breed wild chromosome 15, ASM1685928v1, whole genome shotgun sequence:
- the LOC120800011 gene encoding uncharacterized protein LOC120800011 isoform X1, translated as MEARMRIIIFFIILRSSVTELMMKNLTGTEGGNITLPYHVVQSGFLSFGANVIANVRKGEIQILEEMYRNRLLWNKDTGFFTLTGLQRNDSGNYALSSTILYKLTVYGTVPMPAVKKLRVSTESCTLLCFVDKAEETTLLWYKDEEILNQNSSALFLPLTVHKQDFNSSYRCVAANPAEKKNLSFNIKTSCSGQDHTYSRDGIDKRIYISQIAIPILSLVMLTLVAIITKKKCLDKNMRSTRQTQGSVNTAVHDTDLHIREKRHSQGESLLYSSGTVDCSHLTTVYDKLEAHRMVPIQTATDDKVLEQTTDLEHTAPVQ; from the exons ATGGAGGCACGGATGAGAATTATAATCTTTTTTATAA tattgaGGTCATCTGTTACTGAGCTAATGATGAAGAACCTGACAGGCACTGAAGGAGGAAACATCACTCTACCTTACCATGTGGTGCAGTCTGGATTTCTTTCATTTGGAGCAAATGTTATTGCTAATGTGAGGAAAGGGGAAATCCAAATACTAGAGGAAATGTACAGGAACAGACTTCTGTGGAATAAAGACACTGGATTCTTTACACTCACAGGACTACAGAGGAATGACTCAGGAAATTATGCTCTTTCCTCAACTATATTGTATAAACTCACAGTTTATG GGACTGTCCCAATGCCTGCAGTGAAGAAGCTGAGGGTGAGCACTGAGAGCTGCACCttgctgtgttttgtggacAAAGCTGAAGAGACAACATTGTTGTGGTACAAAGATGAGGAGATACTGAATCAGAACAGCTCAGCTCTCTTTCTACCTCTGACTGTACACAAGCAGGATTTCAACTCTTCATATAGATGTGTGGCTGCCAACCCTGCTGAAAAGAAGAATCTTTCATTCAACATTAAGACATCCTGCAGTGGACAAGACCACACATACAGCAGAGATGGCATAGACAAAAGAATAT atataaGCCAAATTGCAATCCCCATCCTGTCTCTTGTGATGCTTACACTTGTTGCCATTATCACGAAGAAGAAGTGTCTTGACAAAAACATGAGGTCAACCAGACAAACACAAG GTTCAGTGAATACAGCAGTTCATGATACTGACCTACATATACGTGAAAAGAGACACAGTCAG GGCGAAAGTTTACTATATTCATCAGGAACTGTTGACTGTTCCCATCTAACCACAGTCTATGATAAACTGGAGGCTCATCGCATGGTGCCAATTCAGACAGCCACTGATGATAAGGTTTTAGAGCAAACAACGGACCTCGAACATACAGCACCTGTGCAGTAA
- the LOC120800011 gene encoding uncharacterized protein LOC120800011 isoform X4 has protein sequence MEARMRIIIFFIRTVPMPAVKKLRVSTESCTLLCFVDKAEETTLLWYKDEEILNQNSSALFLPLTVHKQDFNSSYRCVAANPAEKKNLSFNIKTSCSGQDHTYSRDGIDKRIYISQIAIPILSLVMLTLVAIITKKKCLDKNMRSTRQTQGSVNTAVHDTDLHIREKRHSQGESLLYSSGTVDCSHLTTVYDKLEAHRMVPIQTATDDKVLEQTTDLEHTAPVQ, from the exons ATGGAGGCACGGATGAGAATTATAATCTTTTTTATAA GGACTGTCCCAATGCCTGCAGTGAAGAAGCTGAGGGTGAGCACTGAGAGCTGCACCttgctgtgttttgtggacAAAGCTGAAGAGACAACATTGTTGTGGTACAAAGATGAGGAGATACTGAATCAGAACAGCTCAGCTCTCTTTCTACCTCTGACTGTACACAAGCAGGATTTCAACTCTTCATATAGATGTGTGGCTGCCAACCCTGCTGAAAAGAAGAATCTTTCATTCAACATTAAGACATCCTGCAGTGGACAAGACCACACATACAGCAGAGATGGCATAGACAAAAGAATAT atataaGCCAAATTGCAATCCCCATCCTGTCTCTTGTGATGCTTACACTTGTTGCCATTATCACGAAGAAGAAGTGTCTTGACAAAAACATGAGGTCAACCAGACAAACACAAG GTTCAGTGAATACAGCAGTTCATGATACTGACCTACATATACGTGAAAAGAGACACAGTCAG GGCGAAAGTTTACTATATTCATCAGGAACTGTTGACTGTTCCCATCTAACCACAGTCTATGATAAACTGGAGGCTCATCGCATGGTGCCAATTCAGACAGCCACTGATGATAAGGTTTTAGAGCAAACAACGGACCTCGAACATACAGCACCTGTGCAGTAA
- the LOC120800011 gene encoding uncharacterized protein LOC120800011 isoform X3 yields MEARMRIIIFFIILRSSVTELMMKNLTGTEGGNITLPYHVVQSGFLSFGANVIANVRKGEIQILEEMYRNRLLWNKDTGFFTLTGLQRNDSGNYALSSTILYKLTVYGTVPMPAVKKLRVSTESCTLLCFVDKAEETTLLWYKDEEILNQNSSALFLPLTVHKQDFNSSYRCVAANPAEKKNLSFNIKTSCSGQDHTYSRDGIDKRIYISQIAIPILSLVMLTLVAIITKKKCLDKNMRSTRQTQGRFSEYSSS; encoded by the exons ATGGAGGCACGGATGAGAATTATAATCTTTTTTATAA tattgaGGTCATCTGTTACTGAGCTAATGATGAAGAACCTGACAGGCACTGAAGGAGGAAACATCACTCTACCTTACCATGTGGTGCAGTCTGGATTTCTTTCATTTGGAGCAAATGTTATTGCTAATGTGAGGAAAGGGGAAATCCAAATACTAGAGGAAATGTACAGGAACAGACTTCTGTGGAATAAAGACACTGGATTCTTTACACTCACAGGACTACAGAGGAATGACTCAGGAAATTATGCTCTTTCCTCAACTATATTGTATAAACTCACAGTTTATG GGACTGTCCCAATGCCTGCAGTGAAGAAGCTGAGGGTGAGCACTGAGAGCTGCACCttgctgtgttttgtggacAAAGCTGAAGAGACAACATTGTTGTGGTACAAAGATGAGGAGATACTGAATCAGAACAGCTCAGCTCTCTTTCTACCTCTGACTGTACACAAGCAGGATTTCAACTCTTCATATAGATGTGTGGCTGCCAACCCTGCTGAAAAGAAGAATCTTTCATTCAACATTAAGACATCCTGCAGTGGACAAGACCACACATACAGCAGAGATGGCATAGACAAAAGAATAT atataaGCCAAATTGCAATCCCCATCCTGTCTCTTGTGATGCTTACACTTGTTGCCATTATCACGAAGAAGAAGTGTCTTGACAAAAACATGAGGTCAACCAGACAAACACAAGGCAG GTTCAGTGAATACAGCAGTTCATGA
- the LOC120800011 gene encoding uncharacterized protein LOC120800011 isoform X2 — MMKNLTGTEGGNITLPYHVVQSGFLSFGANVIANVRKGEIQILEEMYRNRLLWNKDTGFFTLTGLQRNDSGNYALSSTILYKLTVYGTVPMPAVKKLRVSTESCTLLCFVDKAEETTLLWYKDEEILNQNSSALFLPLTVHKQDFNSSYRCVAANPAEKKNLSFNIKTSCSGQDHTYSRDGIDKRIYISQIAIPILSLVMLTLVAIITKKKCLDKNMRSTRQTQGSVNTAVHDTDLHIREKRHSQGESLLYSSGTVDCSHLTTVYDKLEAHRMVPIQTATDDKVLEQTTDLEHTAPVQ; from the exons ATGATGAAGAACCTGACAGGCACTGAAGGAGGAAACATCACTCTACCTTACCATGTGGTGCAGTCTGGATTTCTTTCATTTGGAGCAAATGTTATTGCTAATGTGAGGAAAGGGGAAATCCAAATACTAGAGGAAATGTACAGGAACAGACTTCTGTGGAATAAAGACACTGGATTCTTTACACTCACAGGACTACAGAGGAATGACTCAGGAAATTATGCTCTTTCCTCAACTATATTGTATAAACTCACAGTTTATG GGACTGTCCCAATGCCTGCAGTGAAGAAGCTGAGGGTGAGCACTGAGAGCTGCACCttgctgtgttttgtggacAAAGCTGAAGAGACAACATTGTTGTGGTACAAAGATGAGGAGATACTGAATCAGAACAGCTCAGCTCTCTTTCTACCTCTGACTGTACACAAGCAGGATTTCAACTCTTCATATAGATGTGTGGCTGCCAACCCTGCTGAAAAGAAGAATCTTTCATTCAACATTAAGACATCCTGCAGTGGACAAGACCACACATACAGCAGAGATGGCATAGACAAAAGAATAT atataaGCCAAATTGCAATCCCCATCCTGTCTCTTGTGATGCTTACACTTGTTGCCATTATCACGAAGAAGAAGTGTCTTGACAAAAACATGAGGTCAACCAGACAAACACAAG GTTCAGTGAATACAGCAGTTCATGATACTGACCTACATATACGTGAAAAGAGACACAGTCAG GGCGAAAGTTTACTATATTCATCAGGAACTGTTGACTGTTCCCATCTAACCACAGTCTATGATAAACTGGAGGCTCATCGCATGGTGCCAATTCAGACAGCCACTGATGATAAGGTTTTAGAGCAAACAACGGACCTCGAACATACAGCACCTGTGCAGTAA